In Ruminococcaceae bacterium BL-6, a genomic segment contains:
- the rbsC gene encoding ribose ABC transporter (permease) (Evidence 2a : Function from experimental evidences in other organisms; PubMedId : 7921236, 15849754, 16850406; Product type t : transporter) codes for MKKNQSNHGIAMTLLKGRTFIVLVILLIFFSFAAPNFLSQSTLLLIAKHVALYGILAIGMTYVIITGGIDLSVGAVVGIAGMIAGGLINEGLTLSMFGVTLYFSVPWIVLFTVICGALIGWLNGMVITRFNVAPFIATLGMMYVARGFAMLRSNGATFSNIVGKPALGNTGFDFFGSSVLGIPVGAIILVIIAVITAIVLKYTPFGWHVLSVGGNERAAKLSGVKVNRVKIIVYILSGVCAAIVGIINSAQLVAAHPASGETWEMNAIAAAVLGGTSMAGGVGTIGGTIVGAFVIGVINDGMVMCGVSEFWQMVIKGLVIVLAVIIDQFQRNLQAKMALQARNEDTGSTGKKEGAAQ; via the coding sequence ATGAAAAAGAATCAATCCAATCATGGGATTGCCATGACGCTGTTAAAGGGAAGAACCTTTATCGTTCTGGTCATCCTGCTGATTTTCTTCAGTTTCGCGGCGCCCAACTTCTTGTCTCAGAGCACGCTTCTTCTGATCGCGAAGCACGTGGCGCTGTATGGAATCCTCGCCATCGGCATGACCTATGTCATCATCACCGGCGGCATCGACCTTTCGGTGGGCGCCGTGGTCGGCATCGCGGGCATGATCGCCGGCGGCCTGATCAACGAGGGGCTGACCCTGAGCATGTTCGGCGTCACCCTGTATTTCAGCGTCCCGTGGATCGTTCTGTTTACGGTCATATGCGGCGCGCTGATCGGCTGGCTCAACGGAATGGTCATCACGCGCTTCAACGTGGCCCCGTTCATCGCCACCCTGGGCATGATGTATGTGGCGCGCGGCTTTGCCATGCTGCGCTCGAACGGCGCCACCTTTTCCAATATCGTCGGCAAGCCGGCGCTTGGAAACACGGGCTTCGATTTCTTCGGCAGCAGCGTGCTGGGGATCCCCGTGGGCGCGATCATTCTGGTCATCATCGCGGTCATCACCGCCATCGTGCTGAAATATACGCCGTTCGGCTGGCACGTCCTTTCCGTGGGCGGCAATGAGCGGGCCGCGAAGCTTTCCGGCGTAAAGGTCAACAGGGTGAAGATCATCGTCTACATCCTTTCCGGCGTCTGTGCCGCGATCGTCGGCATCATCAATTCCGCGCAGCTTGTGGCGGCCCACCCGGCTTCCGGGGAAACGTGGGAGATGAACGCGATCGCCGCGGCCGTTCTGGGCGGCACGTCCATGGCGGGCGGCGTCGGCACCATCGGCGGAACCATCGTCGGCGCGTTCGTCATCGGCGTCATCAACGACGGCATGGTCATGTGCGGCGTTTCGGAATTCTGGCAGATGGTCATCAAGGGACTTGTGATCGTACTCGCCGTCATCATCGACCAGTTCCAGCGCAACCTTCAGGCGAAAATGGCGCTTCAGGCCAGAAACGAGGATACCGGCAGCACTGGGAAGAAAGAGGGAGCGGCGCAATGA